Proteins found in one Bacillus sp. BGMRC 2118 genomic segment:
- the dnaJ gene encoding molecular chaperone DnaJ codes for MSKRDYYEVLGVSKGATKDEIKKAYRKLSKQYHPDINKEPDAAEKFKEISEANEVLSDEQKRAQYDQFGHTDPNQGFGGFGGGGGGFGGFEDIFETFFGGGGRRRDPNAPRQGADLQYTMTLNFEEAVFGKETTIEIPREESCDTCHGSGAKPGTKPQTCSHCNGSGQLNVEQNTPFGRIVNRRVCNHCNGTGKMITDKCSTCSGTGRVKKHKKISVKIPAGVDDGQQLRVTGQGEAGINGGPSGDLYVVFRVRSHEFFERDGDDIYCEMPLTFAQAALGDEIEVPTLHGKVKLKIPAGTQSGTRFRLRGKGVPNVRGYGQGDQHIEVRVITPTKLSDEQKELLRSFSELSGTGTPDEQHDSFFAKVKRAFKVD; via the coding sequence ATGAGTAAACGAGATTATTACGAGGTACTTGGAGTTAGTAAAGGTGCAACGAAAGATGAGATAAAAAAAGCATACCGAAAGCTTTCAAAGCAGTACCACCCAGATATTAATAAAGAACCCGATGCAGCTGAGAAATTCAAAGAAATATCGGAAGCAAATGAAGTATTAAGTGACGAACAAAAGCGTGCTCAATACGACCAGTTTGGTCATACAGATCCAAATCAAGGCTTTGGTGGATTTGGAGGCGGTGGAGGCGGTTTCGGCGGCTTTGAGGATATTTTTGAGACGTTCTTTGGCGGCGGTGGTCGCAGAAGGGATCCAAATGCTCCAAGACAAGGTGCTGACCTTCAGTATACGATGACACTAAATTTTGAAGAAGCGGTATTTGGAAAAGAGACAACAATTGAGATACCGAGAGAAGAATCTTGTGATACATGTCATGGTTCAGGTGCAAAACCAGGGACAAAGCCACAAACATGTTCACATTGTAATGGTTCTGGTCAGCTAAATGTTGAACAAAATACGCCTTTTGGTAGAATTGTTAACCGTCGTGTATGTAATCATTGTAATGGTACAGGAAAGATGATTACTGATAAATGTTCAACATGTAGTGGAACGGGTCGAGTTAAAAAGCATAAGAAGATTAGCGTTAAGATTCCAGCAGGTGTGGACGATGGCCAACAACTCCGCGTCACAGGACAAGGGGAAGCGGGTATTAACGGTGGACCTTCTGGTGATTTATACGTTGTATTCCGTGTAAGATCACACGAATTCTTTGAGCGTGACGGAGATGACATCTATTGTGAAATGCCACTTACGTTTGCACAAGCTGCACTAGGTGATGAAATTGAAGTGCCAACTCTGCATGGAAAAGTAAAACTAAAGATTCCAGCAGGGACTCAATCGGGAACAAGATTCCGTTTACGTGGTAAAGGTGTACCGAATGTTCGTGGTTACGGTCAAGGTGACCAGCATATTGAGGTGCGTGTAATCACACCAACGAAATTGTCAGATGAGCAAAAGGAGCTACTCCGAAGCTTTTCTGAACTGAGCGGGACAGGAACACCTGATGAACAACATGATAGTTTCTTTGCTAAGGTAAAACGTGCCTTTAAAGTTGATTAA
- a CDS encoding 50S ribosomal protein L11 methyltransferase: MKWSEISIHTSNEAVEPISNILHEAGASGVVIEDPEELRKEREQVFGEIYQLNPDDYPEEGVIVKAYLPETSFLAETVDEIKEAINSLVTFNIDIGHNKVSISEVNEEEWATAWKKYYHPVKISEKFTIVPTWETYEKVHSDELIIELDPGMAFGTGTHPTTVMCIQALEKTVKAGDSIIDVGTGSGVLSIAAALLGAKEIRAFDLDEVAVNSAKMNIELNKVQHVVEVSQNNLLHDVNGAVDVIVANILSEIILLFVEDAFNLVKPGGYFITSGIIQPKKQEVKTALLEAGFEIHETLTMEDWVSFIARRP, encoded by the coding sequence ATGAAATGGTCTGAAATAAGTATTCATACATCAAATGAAGCAGTAGAACCGATCTCAAATATTTTACACGAGGCAGGTGCCAGTGGAGTTGTTATTGAGGACCCAGAAGAATTACGAAAAGAGAGAGAGCAAGTCTTCGGAGAAATCTACCAGCTCAATCCAGATGATTACCCGGAAGAAGGAGTAATTGTGAAAGCCTACCTACCGGAAACAAGCTTTCTAGCTGAAACAGTCGATGAAATTAAGGAAGCCATCAACAGCTTAGTTACCTTTAACATCGACATCGGTCATAACAAGGTATCCATTAGTGAAGTGAATGAGGAAGAATGGGCAACAGCTTGGAAAAAATATTACCATCCTGTTAAAATATCTGAGAAGTTTACCATTGTTCCAACTTGGGAGACATATGAAAAGGTTCATAGTGATGAATTGATTATAGAATTGGACCCAGGTATGGCCTTCGGGACAGGTACTCATCCTACAACAGTTATGTGCATTCAGGCGTTAGAGAAAACAGTAAAAGCTGGGGATTCTATCATCGATGTTGGAACAGGGTCAGGTGTATTAAGTATAGCTGCGGCTTTGCTAGGTGCTAAGGAGATCCGTGCTTTTGACTTGGATGAGGTTGCTGTCAATTCTGCAAAAATGAACATTGAATTAAATAAAGTACAACATGTGGTTGAGGTCTCCCAAAATAATCTACTTCATGATGTAAATGGTGCAGTGGATGTTATTGTAGCAAATATCCTTTCTGAAATTATTCTTCTTTTCGTAGAAGATGCGTTCAACTTAGTAAAACCAGGCGGGTATTTCATCACTTCGGGAATCATTCAGCCGAAAAAGCAAGAAGTAAAAACAGCATTATTAGAAGCAGGCTTTGAAATACATGAAACCTTAACGATGGAAGATTGGGTATCATTTATCGCAAGAAGACCTTAA
- a CDS encoding 16S rRNA (uracil(1498)-N(3))-methyltransferase, with protein MQRYFLSNSQFQDETITIMGEDAHHIIRVMRMEEGSQIYCCNEEGRTAIAEITNFTNDAVTLHIVKWIEESKELPIQVSIASGLPKGDKLELIIQKATELGAHMFVPFNAARSIVKWDEKKGNKKVERWEKIAKEAAEQSHRSVVPSVIKPISFDSLLNESINYDYKIVAYEEVAKSGEMSRFANMLTNVKPGDSILAVFGPEGGLTDKEVARLEENGFITCGLGPRILRTETAPLYVLSAISYHFELQGVE; from the coding sequence ATGCAAAGATATTTTCTATCAAATTCACAGTTTCAAGATGAGACAATTACAATAATGGGGGAAGATGCACACCATATCATTCGTGTAATGAGAATGGAAGAGGGATCTCAAATATATTGCTGTAATGAAGAGGGAAGAACTGCGATTGCAGAGATTACGAATTTTACCAATGATGCTGTTACACTTCATATTGTAAAATGGATAGAGGAATCTAAAGAACTTCCTATTCAGGTAAGTATTGCGAGTGGGCTGCCTAAAGGGGATAAGCTCGAGCTCATTATTCAAAAGGCAACAGAGCTTGGTGCTCATATGTTTGTCCCTTTTAATGCTGCCCGTTCAATTGTGAAGTGGGATGAAAAAAAGGGTAATAAGAAAGTAGAACGATGGGAAAAGATTGCAAAGGAAGCTGCCGAGCAATCTCATCGAAGTGTTGTCCCTTCGGTAATAAAACCCATTTCATTTGATTCTTTACTAAATGAAAGTATAAATTATGATTATAAAATAGTTGCATACGAAGAAGTGGCAAAGTCAGGAGAAATGTCTCGCTTTGCGAATATGTTGACCAATGTGAAACCAGGAGATTCTATTCTTGCTGTTTTTGGACCTGAAGGTGGATTAACAGACAAGGAAGTAGCACGACTTGAGGAAAATGGTTTCATCACATGTGGACTAGGCCCACGTATTCTTAGAACAGAGACTGCTCCTCTATACGTTTTATCAGCAATTTCGTATCACTTTGAACTACAAGGAGTGGAGTAA
- the mtaB gene encoding tRNA (N(6)-L-threonylcarbamoyladenosine(37)-C(2))-methylthiotransferase MtaB, which yields MPTVAFHTLGCKVNHYETEAIWQLFKENGYERTEFEQTSDVYVINTCTVTNTGDKKSRQVIRRAVRKNPDAVICVTGCYAQTSPAEIMAIPGVDIVVGTQDRVKMLEYIEQFKQERQPINGVGNIMKTRVYEELEVPAFTDRTRASLKIQEGCNNFCTFCIIPWARGLMRSRDPKEVIKQAQQLVDAGYKEIVLTGIHTGGYGEDMKDYNLAMLLRELDEKVVGLKRIRISSIEASQITDEVIDVLDKSSKVVRHLHIPLQSGSDTVLKRMRRKYTMEFFAERLQKLHAALPGLAVTSDVIVGFPGETEEEFMETYNFIKEHGFSELHVFPYSKRTGTPAARMEDQVDEDVKNERVHRLISLSDQLAKQYASRFEGEVLEVIPEEKFKDEPSRQLYVGYTDNYLKVVFPATEEMVGEIVKVKIEKAGYPYNEGQFVRVMEQHELLDSEKVKISS from the coding sequence ATGCCTACAGTGGCTTTTCATACATTAGGGTGTAAAGTAAATCATTATGAAACAGAAGCAATTTGGCAATTATTTAAAGAAAACGGCTATGAAAGAACAGAGTTCGAGCAAACATCAGATGTGTATGTCATTAATACATGTACGGTTACAAATACTGGAGATAAAAAAAGTCGTCAAGTGATTAGACGAGCTGTTAGAAAAAACCCAGATGCAGTCATCTGTGTAACTGGTTGTTATGCTCAAACTTCTCCAGCTGAAATAATGGCAATCCCAGGTGTTGATATTGTAGTTGGGACACAAGATCGTGTGAAAATGCTTGAATATATTGAGCAATTCAAACAAGAACGTCAGCCGATTAATGGTGTCGGTAACATTATGAAAACAAGAGTTTACGAGGAATTAGAGGTTCCAGCATTCACTGATCGTACACGTGCTTCACTTAAAATACAAGAAGGCTGCAATAACTTCTGTACATTTTGTATTATCCCATGGGCTCGTGGCTTAATGCGTTCTCGTGATCCAAAGGAAGTCATTAAGCAGGCACAGCAATTAGTAGATGCAGGATACAAGGAAATTGTCTTAACGGGTATTCATACTGGTGGATATGGTGAAGACATGAAGGACTATAACCTTGCGATGCTTCTAAGAGAACTTGATGAGAAGGTAGTAGGGCTGAAGCGAATCCGTATATCGTCAATTGAAGCAAGTCAAATTACAGATGAAGTAATTGATGTACTTGATAAATCATCAAAGGTTGTTCGTCATCTTCATATCCCACTTCAGTCTGGTTCTGATACAGTACTAAAAAGAATGCGTCGAAAGTATACGATGGAGTTCTTCGCAGAACGTCTGCAAAAACTTCACGCAGCCTTACCTGGACTAGCTGTAACATCTGATGTAATAGTTGGCTTCCCAGGTGAGACAGAAGAAGAATTCATGGAAACATACAACTTTATCAAAGAACATGGATTTTCTGAACTACATGTATTCCCTTATTCAAAACGTACAGGAACTCCTGCCGCTAGAATGGAAGACCAAGTTGATGAAGATGTGAAAAATGAACGTGTACACCGTTTGATTTCTCTATCGGATCAACTGGCGAAACAGTATGCTTCTAGATTTGAAGGTGAAGTGTTGGAAGTCATACCTGAAGAGAAGTTTAAAGACGAGCCATCACGTCAGTTATATGTAGGATATACAGATAATTACTTAAAGGTTGTTTTCCCAGCAACAGAAGAAATGGTTGGGGAAATTGTTAAAGTGAAAATAGAAAAAGCTGGTTATCCATATAATGAAGGACAATTTGTACGAGTTATGGAACAGCATGAATTGTTAGATAGCGAGAAAGTAAAAATTAGCTCATAA
- the deoC gene encoding deoxyribose-phosphate aldolase produces the protein MSKDVAKMIDHTLLKADATLSEIEKLCAEAREYNFASVCVNPTWVKTAAEQLKGSGVDTCTVIGFPLGATTSATKAFETTNAIENGATEVDMVINIGALKDKKDDVVEADIRAVVEAAKGKALVKVIIETALLTEEEKVRACKLSVSAGADFVKTSTGFSTGGATLADIKLMRETVGPDIGVKASGGVRDAEAAFGLIDAGATRIGASSGIAIVKGETGTSSY, from the coding sequence ATGTCAAAAGATGTAGCAAAAATGATAGATCATACACTTCTAAAGGCTGATGCAACATTATCTGAAATTGAGAAGCTATGTGCAGAGGCAAGAGAATATAACTTTGCGTCTGTTTGTGTAAATCCAACATGGGTGAAAACAGCAGCAGAACAATTAAAAGGATCAGGTGTAGATACTTGTACAGTTATCGGATTTCCATTAGGAGCAACGACTTCTGCTACAAAAGCATTTGAAACGACTAATGCAATTGAAAATGGAGCAACTGAGGTTGATATGGTTATTAATATCGGTGCCCTGAAGGACAAGAAAGATGATGTCGTTGAAGCTGATATTCGTGCAGTTGTGGAAGCAGCTAAAGGAAAAGCGTTGGTAAAAGTCATTATTGAAACTGCGCTATTAACAGAGGAAGAAAAAGTAAGAGCTTGTAAATTATCTGTATCTGCAGGAGCAGACTTTGTGAAAACGTCAACTGGCTTTTCTACTGGTGGAGCAACATTAGCTGACATCAAACTAATGAGAGAAACAGTTGGACCTGACATTGGAGTAAAGGCATCAGGTGGAGTTAGAGATGCAGAAGCAGCATTTGGTCTAATTGATGCTGGTGCAACTAGAATTGGAGCTAGCTCAGGAATTGCGATCGTGAAGGGTGAAACTGGAACATCAAGTTATTAA
- a CDS encoding MerR family transcriptional regulator, with translation MGMFVKEVADLVGISVRTLHHYDDIGLLSPDQVTEAGYRLYSTDNLEMLQQILFFKELGFPLKKIKEIITDPTFNKREALELHRDLLLEKRKRLDIMIKTINKTIKHTEGEIYMSNQEKFEGFNFQSNPYEEEARKRYGNKAVDESNKKIESLSSDEQRELGDAINETYRKLAALRNDSPESKQSQAAIEEWYHQLNKMGNYSFEAFKGLGQLYVQDERFTKNIDQFGEGLAMFMCKAMEFYADRKLREK, from the coding sequence ATGGGTATGTTTGTAAAGGAAGTAGCTGATTTAGTAGGGATTAGTGTGCGCACACTTCACCACTACGATGACATTGGCTTGCTTTCACCTGATCAGGTAACAGAAGCGGGTTATCGCTTATATTCAACTGATAATCTCGAAATGCTGCAGCAAATATTATTTTTTAAAGAACTTGGCTTTCCATTAAAAAAAATTAAAGAGATTATTACAGACCCCACTTTTAATAAACGAGAAGCATTAGAGTTACATCGTGATTTACTTCTAGAAAAGAGAAAACGGCTCGACATCATGATCAAGACCATTAATAAAACGATTAAACATACGGAAGGGGAAATTTATATGAGTAATCAAGAGAAATTTGAAGGATTTAACTTTCAATCAAACCCATATGAAGAGGAAGCAAGAAAGCGTTATGGCAATAAAGCAGTTGATGAATCTAACAAGAAGATTGAAAGTCTATCTAGCGATGAACAAAGGGAACTAGGAGATGCAATTAATGAGACATACCGTAAACTAGCAGCGTTAAGAAATGACTCTCCTGAATCAAAACAGTCACAAGCTGCTATTGAAGAGTGGTACCATCAGTTAAACAAGATGGGGAATTATTCCTTTGAGGCATTCAAGGGTTTAGGTCAATTGTATGTCCAAGATGAGAGATTTACAAAAAATATTGACCAATTTGGTGAAGGATTAGCAATGTTTATGTGCAAAGCAATGGAATTCTATGCTGATCGTAAGTTGAGAGAGAAGTAA
- a CDS encoding Na/Pi cotransporter family protein: MSKDIVWFCVFISIFMFGLSIMRIGLFQLSSDKLKEQLVKIAGNPLKGLLVGTIVTALLQSSSAVMVITVGFVTAGLLTFRQSIGIMLGANIGTTVTAELMTIDIGDAAVPIVLLGFILLLIPRKIFFSLGTTFLGLGSIFVAMKGFASLSASLYTYSFVETILLFTNNSTLVGIGMGTVLTALIHSSSAVIGIAMGFLHNHLLTIEGGIAIMLGSNIGTCVTALFASFGANIDAKRTAYAHIWLNVFGVLLFIPFISQLSMTVEYLTTSLDLQLAHASVIFNVICSILALPFINALSNFVIRVHKV, translated from the coding sequence TTGTCCAAGGATATTGTCTGGTTTTGCGTGTTTATTTCTATATTTATGTTTGGTTTATCTATTATGAGAATTGGATTATTTCAGTTATCAAGTGATAAACTTAAGGAACAGTTAGTGAAGATTGCAGGAAATCCTTTAAAAGGGTTACTAGTCGGCACAATTGTTACGGCGCTTCTACAGTCAAGTTCTGCAGTAATGGTGATTACCGTCGGTTTTGTAACGGCCGGTTTGCTAACTTTTAGACAAAGTATCGGCATTATGCTAGGAGCAAATATTGGTACAACTGTTACAGCCGAACTAATGACAATTGATATAGGAGATGCAGCTGTTCCCATAGTATTGTTAGGTTTTATCTTATTATTAATACCTAGAAAAATTTTTTTCTCTCTTGGTACAACTTTTTTAGGGTTAGGTAGTATATTTGTAGCCATGAAAGGCTTTGCTTCATTATCGGCATCATTGTACACCTATTCGTTCGTGGAAACCATCTTACTCTTTACAAATAACAGTACCCTTGTTGGAATTGGAATGGGGACGGTATTAACCGCACTTATTCATTCAAGCTCTGCAGTAATTGGAATTGCAATGGGTTTTTTACATAATCACCTTCTTACGATTGAAGGAGGTATTGCAATCATGCTCGGTTCAAATATTGGAACGTGTGTAACAGCCTTGTTTGCAAGCTTTGGTGCAAATATCGATGCAAAAAGGACAGCATATGCACATATTTGGCTTAATGTGTTCGGTGTACTACTGTTCATTCCGTTTATCTCACAGCTATCAATGACGGTAGAATATTTAACCACTTCCTTAGATTTGCAACTCGCTCACGCAAGTGTAATTTTTAATGTGATTTGTTCGATTCTTGCATTGCCCTTTATCAACGCTTTATCTAACTTTGTCATTCGAGTCCATAAAGTATAA
- the rpsU gene encoding 30S ribosomal protein S21 yields MTKTVVRKNESIEDALRRFKRSVSKTGTLSEARKREFYEKPSVKRKKKSEAARKRKF; encoded by the coding sequence ATGACTAAAACAGTCGTACGTAAAAACGAGTCTATTGAAGATGCTCTACGTCGCTTCAAACGTTCCGTATCAAAAACTGGTACACTTTCTGAGGCAAGAAAGCGTGAATTCTATGAAAAGCCTAGCGTAAAGCGTAAGAAAAAGTCTGAGGCAGCTAGAAAGCGTAAATTCTAA
- a CDS encoding GatB/YqeY domain-containing protein, whose product MSLLERLNNDMKQAMKSKEKEKLAVIRMVKASLQNEAIKLQVSDLSTEDELTVLSREVKQRKDSLHEFIKAGRDDLVDKLKAELVILEEYLPKQLTEEELSEIVKQTVAEVNASSKADMGKVMSAIMPKVKGKADGGLVNRLVLQHLS is encoded by the coding sequence ATGAGTCTTCTTGAACGTTTAAATAACGACATGAAACAAGCGATGAAAAGCAAAGAGAAAGAAAAACTAGCCGTTATCCGAATGGTTAAAGCATCACTTCAAAATGAAGCGATTAAGCTTCAAGTGAGTGATCTTTCAACTGAGGATGAACTAACAGTCCTTTCTCGTGAAGTTAAGCAACGCAAAGACTCCCTCCATGAGTTTATAAAAGCTGGTCGAGATGACCTAGTGGATAAATTAAAAGCTGAACTTGTCATACTAGAAGAATATCTTCCGAAGCAATTGACTGAAGAAGAACTATCTGAAATTGTGAAACAAACAGTAGCAGAAGTAAATGCTTCTTCCAAAGCAGACATGGGTAAAGTAATGAGTGCAATCATGCCTAAAGTAAAAGGTAAGGCAGATGGCGGCCTCGTTAATCGTTTAGTCCTACAGCATTTATCCTAA
- a CDS encoding nodulation protein NfeD — MRILKGAIWGIFLFTLVSTLLASQFVQAKTTDQPVYIIPVHNTVEKGLLAFINRSIEEAEELNAKAIILDINTPGGAVDAASEIAKSITATEIPLIAFVNKQALSAGAYIALNADEIYMTPGSTMGAAAIIDSSGNAADEKAASFWLAAMESAAEQNGRDPIYAKAMADKNIDLPDLNAEKGKLLTLTPSYALQVKYSEGTVDDLNELLTILNLENYEKVEAEVSISENIARFLTHPVIVPILLSLGSLGLVLELYSPGFGIPGAVGITALILFFYGHLVAGLAGMEAIILFIVGFILLVLELFVPGGILGIIGVVAVLTSVFLSTASFEVAAFSILLAFVICIVASILLIKVFGKNIKVFDRLILKDSTRTEKGYVSNVNRLELIGMEGLSLTTLRPSGIAMIDDEQLDVVTEGGYIDQNKHIKVIKVEGARVVVREIIRTT; from the coding sequence TTGAGAATACTTAAGGGTGCGATATGGGGCATCTTCCTTTTCACTCTCGTGTCTACCTTACTTGCTAGTCAATTTGTTCAAGCAAAGACAACGGACCAACCTGTCTATATTATCCCTGTTCATAATACGGTAGAAAAAGGGTTATTAGCCTTCATTAATCGCTCAATCGAAGAGGCAGAAGAATTAAATGCAAAAGCTATTATCTTAGATATTAACACTCCAGGTGGAGCCGTTGATGCTGCATCTGAAATTGCGAAAAGTATTACAGCTACAGAAATTCCGTTAATTGCATTTGTCAACAAACAGGCGCTTTCTGCAGGGGCATATATCGCCTTAAATGCAGATGAGATTTATATGACTCCAGGATCGACAATGGGAGCTGCAGCTATTATTGATAGCAGTGGTAATGCAGCCGACGAAAAGGCAGCATCGTTCTGGCTGGCTGCTATGGAAAGCGCAGCCGAGCAAAATGGTCGTGATCCAATCTATGCAAAAGCAATGGCTGATAAAAATATTGACTTGCCGGACTTAAATGCCGAAAAAGGGAAACTGTTAACATTGACGCCATCTTATGCCCTGCAAGTGAAATACTCAGAAGGTACCGTGGATGATTTGAATGAATTATTGACGATACTGAACCTTGAAAATTACGAAAAGGTTGAAGCTGAAGTGAGTATTTCAGAGAATATAGCTAGATTTTTAACACATCCGGTTATTGTACCGATTTTACTTTCGTTAGGTAGCCTAGGGTTAGTGTTAGAGCTCTATTCACCAGGATTTGGAATTCCTGGAGCAGTTGGTATTACAGCATTAATTTTGTTTTTCTACGGACATTTAGTAGCGGGACTTGCGGGAATGGAAGCTATTATCTTGTTTATTGTAGGCTTTATTTTACTTGTCCTCGAGCTGTTTGTCCCCGGAGGGATACTGGGGATTATAGGGGTTGTGGCCGTCTTGACGAGTGTATTTTTATCCACGGCGAGTTTTGAAGTTGCAGCCTTTTCCATCTTGCTTGCATTTGTTATATGCATTGTAGCCTCTATTCTATTAATAAAAGTTTTTGGGAAGAACATTAAAGTGTTCGATCGACTTATTTTAAAGGATAGTACCCGAACTGAGAAAGGGTATGTTTCAAATGTAAATCGATTAGAATTAATAGGAATGGAAGGTTTATCATTAACTACGCTTCGCCCATCAGGGATAGCGATGATTGATGATGAACAGCTCGATGTAGTGACTGAGGGCGGCTATATTGATCAAAACAAACACATAAAAGTTATAAAAGTAGAAGGTGCAAGAGTTGTTGTTAGAGAAATAATACGTACTACCTAA
- the floA gene encoding flotillin-like protein FloA (flotillin-like protein involved in membrane lipid rafts): MEPSSLLLLLAIAIGFIFLVVLLTFVPVMLWISALAAGVKISIFTLIGMRLRRVIPNRIINPLIKSYKAGLDVTINQLESHYLAGGNVDRVVNALIAAHRANIELTFERAAAIDLAGRDVLEAVQMSVNPKVIETPFISGVAMDGIEVKAKARITVRANIDRLVGGAGEDTIIARVGEGIVSTIGSQVDHKKVLENPDMISRTVLSKGLDAGTAFEILSIDIADIDIGKNIGAVLQTDQAEADKRIAQAKAEERRAMAVANEQEMVARVQEMRAKVVASEAEVPLALAEALRSGNMGVMDYMNLKNIMADTDMRDSFGKLNDLKDDDHK, translated from the coding sequence ATGGAACCAAGTTCATTATTATTGTTATTAGCGATTGCAATTGGATTTATCTTTTTAGTAGTCTTATTGACATTTGTTCCTGTAATGCTGTGGATTTCTGCATTGGCAGCAGGGGTAAAAATCAGTATCTTTACATTAATCGGAATGAGATTACGTCGTGTAATTCCAAACCGCATTATTAACCCTTTAATTAAATCTTACAAAGCGGGTCTAGATGTGACAATTAACCAGCTAGAAAGCCACTATTTAGCTGGTGGTAATGTTGACCGTGTAGTAAACGCACTTATTGCTGCTCACAGAGCAAATATTGAATTAACCTTTGAACGTGCAGCTGCAATTGATTTAGCTGGTCGTGACGTATTAGAAGCTGTACAGATGAGTGTTAATCCTAAAGTAATTGAAACACCGTTTATTTCTGGTGTTGCAATGGATGGTATTGAAGTAAAAGCGAAAGCGAGAATTACCGTACGTGCGAATATTGACCGACTTGTTGGAGGTGCGGGTGAAGATACAATTATTGCCCGTGTTGGTGAAGGTATTGTAAGTACAATTGGTTCCCAGGTTGATCATAAGAAGGTATTAGAGAATCCGGATATGATTTCTCGAACTGTTTTAAGTAAAGGATTAGATGCAGGAACTGCGTTTGAAATTCTCTCGATTGATATTGCGGACATTGATATCGGTAAAAACATTGGTGCTGTTCTTCAAACAGACCAGGCTGAAGCAGACAAGCGAATTGCTCAGGCAAAAGCGGAAGAAAGACGTGCGATGGCAGTTGCAAATGAACAAGAAATGGTTGCCCGTGTCCAAGAAATGAGAGCAAAAGTTGTTGCTTCTGAAGCAGAAGTACCATTAGCACTTGCTGAAGCACTTCGCTCAGGAAATATGGGTGTGATGGATTACATGAATTTAAAGAACATTATGGCTGATACAGATATGAGAGATTCATTTGGGAAACTTAACGATCTGAAAGACGATGATCATAAATAA
- the yqfC gene encoding sporulation protein YqfC: MKKFKTKMSRWLTTKMELPADVMMDLPRITMIGQLHIYIENHRGLLSFSDTELRLLLKQGHLLIKGNSFVIKTILPEEILLEGKIQQVIYIDQA, from the coding sequence ATGAAGAAATTCAAAACAAAGATGTCAAGATGGCTTACAACAAAGATGGAACTTCCGGCTGATGTGATGATGGACTTACCAAGGATTACAATGATTGGTCAACTACATATTTATATAGAAAATCATCGGGGGTTACTTTCATTTTCGGATACTGAATTAAGACTATTACTGAAGCAAGGACATCTTCTAATTAAGGGTAATTCGTTTGTCATTAAGACCATTTTACCTGAGGAAATTTTGTTAGAAGGAAAAATACAACAAGTCATCTATATAGATCAAGCTTAA